The following are from one region of the Deltaproteobacteria bacterium GWA2_45_12 genome:
- a CDS encoding histidinol-phosphate transaminase → MSQDKIFRKEVLEAPAYHLEAHEGVKLDQNEYPLDIPVTLKAEIIEQFLKTPWNRYPLTDPVLLQKKMAKQLDVWPDNLVFANGSNVLIQALIIASALGKKIMVLDPTFSVYEIQGKMLGSKIIRVPLNENDFSLPVDECLKTIHKEKPQIIFIANPNAPTGNLFDSEGLKKIVKAAPGLVVIDEAYFPFSQLTLASWMKEFDHLVILRTFSKAYALGGLRLGYLMAEPEVAYQVNKCLLPFCISKLTYVTALTLLDQPNYIQDHVKAILSERARVYKNMETISEIKAYPTSTNFILFEPKNKPELFEKLIKEKVVVRKISDGRRFKDALRVTIGTKEENDTFLIALKKALS, encoded by the coding sequence ATGAGTCAGGATAAAATTTTTAGAAAAGAAGTTTTGGAAGCCCCGGCCTATCACCTAGAGGCTCATGAAGGGGTCAAGCTTGATCAAAATGAATATCCCCTGGATATTCCCGTCACCTTAAAAGCTGAAATCATCGAACAGTTTCTCAAAACCCCCTGGAACCGTTACCCCTTGACAGACCCCGTTCTGCTTCAGAAAAAAATGGCCAAGCAATTGGATGTGTGGCCGGACAACCTGGTTTTTGCCAATGGCTCCAACGTGCTTATTCAGGCCTTGATCATCGCCTCGGCGCTGGGGAAAAAAATCATGGTGTTAGACCCCACTTTTAGTGTTTATGAAATCCAGGGAAAAATGCTTGGGTCAAAAATCATCCGTGTTCCCTTAAACGAAAATGATTTTTCTCTGCCTGTAGATGAGTGCCTTAAAACCATTCACAAAGAAAAACCCCAGATCATTTTTATCGCCAACCCCAATGCTCCCACAGGAAATCTTTTTGATAGCGAAGGTTTGAAAAAAATAGTCAAAGCCGCCCCAGGGCTTGTGGTGATTGATGAAGCCTATTTCCCTTTTTCACAGTTAACTCTAGCAAGTTGGATGAAAGAATTTGATCATCTTGTCATTTTGCGCACCTTCTCAAAAGCCTATGCCCTTGGCGGCTTAAGACTTGGCTATTTGATGGCCGAACCTGAAGTTGCCTACCAGGTAAATAAATGCCTTCTTCCTTTTTGCATCAGCAAGCTGACCTATGTCACGGCACTGACCCTGCTTGACCAACCCAATTATATCCAAGACCATGTCAAAGCCATTCTTTCAGAGCGTGCCCGTGTTTACAAAAACATGGAAACCATCAGCGAAATTAAAGCCTACCCCACTTCCACCAATTTCATTTTGTTTGAACCTAAAAACAAACCGGAACTTTTTGAAAAATTGATCAAAGAAAAAGTGGTCGTTCGCAAGATAAGCGATGGCCGACGCTTTAAAGACGCCCTTCGCGTCACCATCGGCACCAAAGAAGAAAACGACACCTTCCTTATCGCCTTAAAAAAAGCGCTTAGCTAA
- a CDS encoding ATP:cob(I)alamin adenosyltransferase has translation MTKIYTKTGDDGTTSLFDGTRVKKNHSRIQAYGDVDELNSVIGCAFSFIKDQELKSQLAQVQKDLFALGAKLANPTHKKQKAKSDFPVSKVSFLEQAIDAFDKELPPMKGFILPGGTQGASQLHLARTVCRRAERNLLALKKEEDFENVFEVYINRLSDYLFMAARMANHREGIADIPWN, from the coding sequence ATGACAAAAATCTATACCAAAACCGGGGATGACGGCACAACCTCTTTGTTTGATGGGACACGGGTGAAAAAAAATCATTCCCGCATTCAAGCCTATGGCGATGTGGATGAGCTTAATTCGGTGATTGGATGTGCGTTTTCATTCATAAAAGACCAAGAGCTTAAATCTCAACTTGCGCAAGTGCAAAAAGATCTCTTTGCACTCGGAGCCAAGCTTGCCAACCCCACCCACAAAAAACAAAAGGCCAAGTCTGATTTTCCCGTTTCGAAAGTTTCCTTTTTGGAACAAGCCATTGATGCCTTTGACAAGGAATTGCCTCCCATGAAGGGGTTTATCCTGCCCGGGGGAACCCAAGGGGCAAGCCAGCTCCACTTGGCTCGTACGGTGTGCCGTCGCGCTGAAAGAAATTTGCTGGCTTTGAAAAAAGAAGAAGATTTTGAGAATGTTTTTGAAGTTTATATCAATCGCCTATCCGACTATCTCTTCATGGCCGCCCGCATGGCCAATCATCGTGAAGGAATTGCCGATATTCCCTGGAATTAA
- a CDS encoding thymidylate synthase gives MQQYLSLLKTVLETGERREDRTGTGTLSLFGYQMRFDLSQGFPLVTTNKCHLRSIIHELLWFLKGDTNIQYLHDNKVGIWDEWADKDGNLGPVYGYQWRHWGAKGENKGIDQISLLIEQIKKTPSSRRHIVSAWNVNDVDKMALPPCHTMFQFYVHTDGRLSCQLYQRSADIFLGVPFNIASYALLTMMVAQVTGLKPGHFVHSFGDAHLYLNHLEQTQLQLSREPYPLPQMKINPEIKNIFEFKFEDFRLENYNSHPAISAPIAV, from the coding sequence ATGCAACAATATCTTTCTCTTTTAAAAACCGTGTTAGAAACCGGCGAACGCCGGGAGGATCGCACCGGCACCGGCACTTTAAGCCTCTTTGGTTATCAAATGCGCTTTGATCTTTCACAAGGATTCCCTTTGGTCACCACCAACAAATGCCATTTACGTTCCATCATCCACGAACTTTTGTGGTTTTTAAAAGGCGATACAAACATCCAATATTTGCACGACAACAAAGTGGGCATTTGGGATGAATGGGCCGACAAAGACGGAAACCTGGGACCCGTATACGGTTATCAATGGCGGCACTGGGGAGCCAAGGGAGAAAACAAGGGCATCGACCAGATTTCGCTCCTCATTGAACAAATTAAAAAGACCCCTTCGTCACGACGTCACATTGTCAGTGCATGGAACGTAAACGATGTCGATAAAATGGCCCTCCCTCCATGCCACACTATGTTCCAGTTTTATGTGCACACCGATGGCCGCCTTTCCTGCCAGCTCTACCAACGCAGTGCCGACATTTTTTTGGGCGTTCCATTCAACATTGCCAGTTACGCCCTTCTTACCATGATGGTTGCCCAGGTCACAGGGCTTAAGCCGGGGCATTTTGTCCACAGCTTTGGGGATGCCCATCTTTACTTAAATCATTTGGAACAAACCCAATTACAGTTATCCAGGGAACCCTACCCCCTTCCCCAAATGAAAATAAATCCGGAAATAAAAAATATTTTTGAGTTTAAGTTTGAAGATTTCAGGTTAGAGAACTACAATTCGCACCCGGCTATTAGTGCGCCGATTGCTGTCTGA